From a single Bacillus pseudomycoides DSM 12442 genomic region:
- a CDS encoding deoxynucleoside kinase: MNLREKYDIPNDAVITIAGTVGVGKSTMTTTLANALGYRTSFEKVDSNPYLDKFYADFTRWSFHLQVYFLAERFKEQKRIFEYGGGFVQDRSIYEDTGIFAKMHHEKGTMTETDYETYKGLFDAMVMTPYFPHPDLLIYLEGSFDDIVSRIQERGRPMEQQTPIEYWQEMHGRYENWINNFNSCPVLRLNINEYDILKDEDSIEPIIKKIGHFLKQTRKLVK, from the coding sequence ATGAATTTAAGGGAAAAGTATGATATACCAAATGATGCAGTAATTACAATTGCTGGTACAGTTGGCGTTGGTAAATCAACTATGACAACCACACTTGCCAATGCTTTAGGTTACCGAACATCATTTGAAAAAGTAGATTCAAATCCATATTTAGATAAGTTCTATGCTGATTTCACGCGCTGGAGCTTTCACTTACAAGTTTATTTTTTAGCAGAAAGATTTAAAGAACAAAAAAGAATTTTCGAATACGGCGGTGGCTTTGTACAGGATCGTTCTATCTATGAAGATACTGGCATTTTTGCGAAAATGCATCACGAAAAAGGAACAATGACAGAAACAGATTATGAAACATACAAAGGGTTATTCGATGCAATGGTTATGACACCTTACTTCCCGCACCCAGACTTATTAATCTATCTAGAAGGTTCTTTTGATGATATTGTCAGTCGTATTCAAGAACGCGGTCGCCCTATGGAACAACAAACTCCAATTGAGTATTGGCAAGAAATGCACGGACGTTATGAAAACTGGATTAATAACTTTAATTCATGTCCTGTCCTACGCTTAAATATTAATGAATACGATATTTTAAAAGATGAAGACTCAATTGAACCAATTATTAAGAAAATTGGTCATTTCTTAAAACAAACACGTAAGCTTGTAAAATAA
- a CDS encoding DUF3797 domain-containing protein, which produces MDLIIQTFPLDGKTLYYVQCPVCKNNRILNSGANVSRIISDDTFRKLCGCTCNAKKELRKVEAPKQTTKKEVAPKRTGKVLTAIINGKEMTVKEIAETYDISTSTVRQRINAGKPESEIIAPTKKKK; this is translated from the coding sequence ATGGATCTTATTATACAAACGTTTCCTTTAGATGGAAAAACTTTATACTATGTACAATGTCCAGTCTGTAAGAACAATAGAATTTTAAATAGTGGTGCAAACGTATCACGTATTATAAGTGATGATACATTCCGTAAACTTTGCGGTTGTACTTGTAATGCGAAGAAAGAATTGAGAAAAGTAGAAGCACCGAAACAAACTACAAAAAAAGAAGTAGCTCCAAAACGTACTGGTAAAGTATTAACAGCAATCATTAATGGAAAAGAAATGACCGTTAAAGAAATTGCTGAGACATATGATATTAGTACAAGTACGGTTCGTCAGCGTATTAATGCTGGGAAACCAGAGAGCGAAATTATTGCTCCAACGAAAAAGAAAAAGTAA
- a CDS encoding deoxynucleoside kinase: MTGVPFITVEGPIGVGKTSLAKEISAHMQLHLLKEIVDENPFLGKFYENIEEWSFQTEMFFLCNRYKQLEDINIKYLNQRKPVVADYHILKNLIFASRSLKDAQYDKYMQIYRILTQDMPVPNVIVYLTASLETLQKRIAMRGREFEKNMDPNYLLQLTKDYETAMDAFKKDHPDIPVLKFNGDNMDFVKNSDDLNVILSTLQNTLLKGTK, translated from the coding sequence GTGACCGGAGTACCATTTATTACGGTTGAAGGACCTATCGGTGTTGGAAAAACTTCACTAGCGAAGGAAATTTCAGCTCACATGCAACTCCATTTATTAAAAGAGATTGTCGATGAAAATCCTTTCTTAGGGAAATTTTATGAAAATATTGAAGAATGGAGTTTTCAAACAGAAATGTTCTTTCTTTGCAATCGCTATAAACAATTGGAAGACATTAATATAAAATACTTGAATCAGCGTAAACCAGTGGTAGCAGATTATCATATACTTAAAAATTTAATTTTTGCATCTCGCTCATTAAAGGACGCTCAATATGACAAGTACATGCAAATTTATCGTATTCTTACGCAAGATATGCCCGTACCAAATGTCATTGTATATTTAACAGCAAGTCTAGAAACATTACAAAAACGAATTGCAATGCGTGGACGTGAATTTGAGAAAAACATGGATCCAAATTACTTACTACAGCTCACTAAAGATTATGAAACGGCAATGGATGCTTTTAAAAAGGACCATCCTGATATTCCAGTATTAAAATTCAATGGAGATAACATGGATTTCGTGAAGAACAGTGACGATCTAAATGTAATTTTATCCACTCTCCAAAATACACTCTTAAAGGGGACGAAATAG
- the serS gene encoding serine--tRNA ligase — translation MLDIKFLRANFEEVKAKLQHRGEDLTDFGRFEELDTRRRELLVQTEELKSKRNEVSQQISVLKREKKDAEALILEMREVGEKVKDFDNELRIVEEDLERLMLSIPNIPHESAPIGETEDDNVVARTWGEVKEFNFEPKPHWDLATDLGILDFERAAKVTGSRFVFYKGAGARLERALISFMLDLHTDEHGYEEVLPPYMVNRASMTGTGQLPKFEEDAFRIESEDYFLIPTAEVPVTNMHRDEILSSEQLPIRYAAFSSCFRSEAGSAGRDTRGLIRQHQFNKVELVKFVKPEDSYEELEKLTNDAERVLQLLGLPYRVMSMCTGDLGFTAAKKYDIEVWIPSYGTYREISSCSNFEAFQARRANIRFRREPNAKPEPVHTLNGSGLAIGRTVAAVLENYQQEDGTIIIPEVLRPYMGGKTVIK, via the coding sequence ATGCTTGATATTAAATTTTTACGTGCGAATTTTGAAGAAGTAAAAGCAAAGTTACAGCATAGAGGTGAAGATTTAACTGATTTCGGTCGTTTTGAAGAATTAGATACAAGAAGAAGAGAGCTACTTGTTCAAACAGAGGAATTGAAAAGTAAACGTAATGAAGTGTCTCAACAAATCTCTGTGTTAAAGCGCGAAAAGAAAGATGCAGAGGCATTAATTTTAGAGATGCGTGAAGTAGGGGAAAAGGTAAAGGATTTTGATAACGAACTTCGTATAGTTGAAGAAGATTTAGAGAGATTAATGCTTTCTATTCCAAATATCCCACATGAGTCTGCACCAATTGGCGAAACAGAAGATGATAACGTGGTAGCGCGTACTTGGGGAGAAGTAAAAGAATTTAACTTTGAACCAAAACCTCACTGGGATCTTGCAACTGATTTAGGAATTTTAGATTTTGAGCGTGCTGCTAAAGTAACGGGAAGCCGCTTTGTATTCTATAAAGGTGCAGGTGCAAGATTGGAACGTGCTTTAATTAGCTTTATGCTGGATCTTCATACTGATGAACATGGATATGAAGAAGTTTTACCTCCGTATATGGTAAACCGTGCAAGTATGACAGGAACGGGACAACTTCCAAAGTTTGAAGAAGATGCGTTCCGTATTGAGAGTGAAGATTATTTCTTAATTCCTACAGCTGAGGTTCCTGTAACAAACATGCACCGTGACGAAATCTTAAGTTCAGAGCAATTACCAATTCGTTATGCAGCATTTAGCTCTTGTTTCCGTTCTGAAGCAGGATCAGCTGGACGCGATACACGTGGTTTAATCCGTCAGCATCAATTTAATAAAGTTGAGCTTGTGAAATTTGTTAAACCAGAAGATTCTTATGAAGAATTAGAAAAATTAACAAATGATGCGGAACGCGTGTTACAATTATTAGGTCTACCATATCGTGTTATGAGCATGTGTACAGGAGATTTAGGATTTACAGCAGCGAAGAAATACGATATTGAAGTATGGATTCCAAGCTATGGCACGTATCGTGAGATTTCTTCTTGTAGTAACTTCGAAGCATTCCAAGCAAGACGTGCGAATATTCGCTTCCGTCGTGAGCCGAATGCAAAACCAGAACCTGTTCATACACTAAATGGATCTGGACTTGCAATTGGACGTACAGTTGCAGCTGTTTTAGAAAACTATCAACAAGAAGATGGTACAATTATAATTCCAGAAGTTCTTCGCCCTTATATGGGAGGAAAAACAGTTATTAAATAA